The following are from one region of the Segatella oris genome:
- a CDS encoding NAD(P)H-dependent glycerol-3-phosphate dehydrogenase — MNNCGKIAIIGGGSWATALAKLVVKHEHHIGWYMRRDDRIAEFKRLGHNPAYLQAAHFDINEIEFSSDLNHIVCEYDTLVLVTPSPYLKNHLQKLTVPLHNKFIVSAIKGIVPDENLVVSEYFHQVWNVPYENIACVSGPSHAEEVALERLSYLTIGCADMEKAQAFANVISTEFIKTETSMDIVGIEYAGVLKNVYAIAAGICHGLKYGDNFQAVFLSNAIQEMNRFLTAVYPAQRNISDSVYLGDLLVTGYSNFSRNRTFGMMIGKGYSVKSAQIEMEMIAEGYFGTKCMREINGHVGVNMPILDAVYSILYEHNTPQKVIQTLTDNFR; from the coding sequence ATGAATAACTGTGGAAAGATAGCCATTATTGGCGGTGGTTCGTGGGCCACGGCACTTGCCAAATTAGTTGTGAAGCATGAACATCACATCGGTTGGTATATGCGTCGTGACGACAGAATAGCCGAGTTCAAGCGATTGGGGCATAATCCGGCCTACCTGCAAGCGGCGCATTTCGACATCAACGAAATTGAGTTTTCGAGCGACCTCAACCATATCGTGTGCGAATATGACACGCTTGTGCTCGTAACTCCGTCGCCTTACCTGAAGAACCACCTACAGAAGCTCACGGTTCCATTGCACAACAAGTTCATTGTCAGTGCTATAAAAGGCATTGTTCCCGATGAAAACCTTGTGGTTTCTGAATACTTTCACCAGGTGTGGAATGTTCCATACGAGAATATTGCGTGTGTAAGCGGCCCTTCACATGCCGAGGAAGTGGCACTTGAACGCCTTTCCTATCTGACCATTGGCTGTGCCGATATGGAAAAAGCTCAGGCTTTTGCCAATGTCATCTCTACCGAATTCATCAAGACAGAGACTTCAATGGACATCGTTGGCATTGAATATGCAGGCGTATTAAAGAATGTTTATGCCATTGCAGCAGGCATTTGCCACGGCCTTAAGTATGGAGATAACTTCCAAGCTGTATTCCTTTCCAACGCCATTCAGGAGATGAACCGCTTTCTTACAGCGGTTTATCCTGCACAACGCAATATCAGTGACAGTGTCTATTTAGGCGACTTGCTTGTTACCGGCTATAGTAATTTCAGCCGTAACCGTACATTCGGCATGATGATTGGCAAAGGATATTCGGTGAAAAGTGCACAGATTGAAATGGAAATGATTGCAGAAGGCTACTTCGGAACAAAGTGCATGAGGGAAATCAATGGTCATGTTGGTGTGAATATGCCTATACTTGATGCCGTCTACAGCATCTTATACGAGCATAATACGCCACAGAAAGTCATCCAAACATTAACAGATAATTTTAGATAG
- a CDS encoding thiamine pyrophosphate-dependent enzyme, which yields MNKDIISPENLVYEKPRLMNDTAMHYCAGCSHGVVHKLVAEVIAEMGMEDKAIGVSPVGCGVFAYRYIDIDWQEAPHGRAPALATGIKRLWPDRLVFTYQGDGDLACIGTAEAIHSLNRGENITIIFINNAIYGMTGGQMAPTTLLGQKTATCPYGRDAELHGYPLNITDLASHLEGTCYVTRQSVETVPAIHKAKKAIRKAFEASMKGLGSSLVEIVSTCNSGWKMTPQKANEWMQEHMFEKYPKGVFKDTTSL from the coding sequence ATGAATAAAGACATCATATCACCAGAAAACTTAGTTTACGAGAAACCAAGACTCATGAACGACACAGCCATGCACTATTGTGCGGGCTGTTCTCACGGTGTTGTACATAAGCTTGTGGCTGAAGTCATTGCCGAAATGGGCATGGAAGACAAAGCCATCGGCGTCAGTCCCGTAGGTTGTGGAGTGTTTGCTTACCGCTATATCGACATTGACTGGCAGGAAGCTCCACACGGTCGGGCCCCTGCCTTGGCTACAGGCATCAAGCGTTTATGGCCCGACCGTCTCGTATTCACCTATCAGGGCGATGGCGACTTGGCCTGTATCGGAACAGCAGAAGCCATCCATTCGCTGAACCGTGGTGAGAACATCACAATCATTTTCATTAACAATGCTATCTATGGCATGACAGGTGGCCAGATGGCTCCTACCACTTTGCTCGGTCAGAAGACAGCAACTTGCCCGTATGGTCGCGATGCAGAACTGCATGGTTACCCTCTAAACATCACGGATTTAGCCAGCCATTTGGAGGGCACTTGCTATGTAACACGCCAAAGTGTAGAGACTGTTCCTGCCATTCATAAAGCCAAAAAAGCTATCAGAAAGGCATTCGAAGCCTCGATGAAAGGACTTGGTTCAAGTCTCGTTGAGATTGTATCGACGTGTAACAGCGGTTGGAAGATGACACCACAAAAAGCCAACGAGTGGATGCAGGAGCACATGTTTGAGAAGTATCCAAAAGGAGTTTTCAAGGATACCACCTCACTTTAA
- a CDS encoding 4Fe-4S binding protein — translation MGKVVGAIVVNEDRCKGCSLCVVACPKAVIALADRKVNVSGYPFAEAVRPDDCIGCASCAIVCPDGCITVYRKKLD, via the coding sequence ATGGGAAAAGTAGTTGGTGCCATCGTGGTAAACGAGGACCGGTGTAAGGGCTGTTCGCTTTGTGTTGTGGCCTGTCCGAAAGCCGTTATCGCCTTGGCTGATAGAAAAGTCAACGTAAGCGGATATCCGTTTGCCGAAGCTGTCCGTCCGGATGACTGCATAGGTTGTGCATCTTGTGCTATCGTTTGTCCCGACGGATGCATTACTGTCTATCGAAAGAAACTTGATTAA
- a CDS encoding queuosine precursor transporter, with the protein MTKEKNQVSVLFMLFSILFCVCLITANVLETKQISVGKISLTGGLIVFPVSYIINDCVCEVWGYQKARLLIWVGFAMNFFFVALGALCDAIPGAPYWNNEAGFHAIFGLAPRIAAASFVAFLVGSFINAYVMSKMKLLDNGRHFSARAILSTVFGESADSLIFFPLALGGVVPALELPKLMLWQVVLKTGYEIIVLPLTIRIVHYLKRHEGEDVYDNGISYNVLKIFNL; encoded by the coding sequence ATGACAAAAGAAAAGAACCAAGTCAGTGTGCTGTTCATGCTTTTCAGCATACTTTTCTGCGTTTGTCTGATTACGGCAAACGTGCTCGAAACAAAGCAGATATCCGTTGGAAAGATTAGTCTTACCGGTGGATTAATCGTGTTCCCAGTGTCTTACATCATTAATGATTGCGTGTGTGAAGTGTGGGGTTATCAGAAAGCCCGACTGCTCATATGGGTCGGTTTCGCCATGAACTTCTTCTTTGTTGCCCTTGGTGCGCTTTGTGATGCTATTCCTGGAGCACCTTATTGGAATAATGAAGCGGGCTTTCATGCCATTTTCGGTCTTGCTCCACGCATTGCAGCAGCTTCGTTTGTGGCCTTCCTTGTGGGCAGTTTTATCAATGCCTACGTGATGAGCAAGATGAAACTACTCGACAATGGACGCCATTTCTCGGCGCGTGCCATATTGAGTACGGTCTTCGGAGAGTCTGCCGACTCGCTCATCTTCTTCCCTTTGGCCCTCGGAGGTGTAGTTCCTGCGCTGGAATTGCCTAAGCTGATGTTGTGGCAGGTGGTGCTCAAGACGGGGTATGAAATTATCGTTTTGCCTTTGACGATACGCATTGTACATTATTTGAAGCGTCATGAAGGCGAGGATGTCTATGATAACGGCATCAGTTATAACGTGTTGAAAATATTTAATCTGTAA
- the lysS gene encoding lysine--tRNA ligase, with protein MNVLELSEQEIIRRQCLQELRDMGINPYPAAEYPTNAYSTDIKDEFNDDEKQREVVIAGRMMSRRIMGKASFAELQDSKGRIQVYISRDDICPDENKDLYNKVFKKLLDIGDIIGVKGFVFRTQTGEISVHAKEITLLSKSLKPLPIVKYKDGVAYDKFDDPELRARQRYVDLIVNDGVKETFLKRATILRTMRNFFDEHGYTEVETPTLQSIAGGASARPFITHFNALNIDMYMRIATELYLKRLIVGGFEGVYEIGKNFRNEGMDKFHNPEFTCMELYVQYKDYNWMMSFTEQLLETICKAVNNGSTEVKNGENTVSFKAPYRRLPILEAIKEKTGFDLAGKNEDEIRTIATVDLKMEGIDETFGKGKLIDEIFGEFCEGTFIQPTFITDYPVEMSPLTKMHRSKPGLTERFELMVNGKEIANAYSELNDPIDQEERFKEQMKLADKGDDEAMIIDQDFLRALQYGMAPTSGIGIGIDRLCMLMTGKEFIQEVLLFPQMKPEAKMPQSSIKEWAELGVEEDWVYVLRKAGFNLISDIKDEKAQGLQQKLGEINKKYKLNYEKPSVEQIQNWIDQANE; from the coding sequence ATGAACGTTTTAGAGCTTAGTGAACAGGAGATCATTCGCAGACAGTGTCTCCAGGAACTGCGTGACATGGGGATTAATCCCTATCCTGCAGCAGAATATCCTACAAACGCATACTCAACCGATATCAAGGATGAGTTTAATGATGACGAAAAACAACGCGAGGTAGTGATTGCCGGCCGTATGATGAGCCGCCGAATCATGGGTAAAGCCAGCTTCGCTGAACTCCAGGATAGCAAAGGCCGCATACAAGTTTACATCTCACGTGACGATATTTGTCCTGATGAGAATAAGGACTTATACAATAAAGTGTTTAAGAAACTGCTCGATATCGGCGATATTATCGGCGTAAAAGGCTTCGTTTTCAGAACCCAGACAGGCGAGATCAGTGTGCATGCCAAGGAGATTACACTCCTCAGCAAGAGCCTGAAACCGCTGCCAATCGTTAAATATAAGGATGGTGTTGCCTACGATAAGTTTGACGATCCAGAGCTTCGTGCCCGTCAACGCTACGTGGATTTGATTGTCAACGACGGCGTAAAGGAAACTTTTCTCAAGCGTGCTACCATCTTACGCACCATGCGTAACTTCTTCGATGAACACGGATATACCGAAGTGGAGACGCCAACGCTGCAGAGTATTGCAGGGGGTGCGAGTGCACGCCCATTCATCACGCACTTCAATGCGCTTAACATTGACATGTATATGCGTATTGCCACCGAGCTATATCTGAAGAGATTGATCGTCGGCGGCTTTGAAGGTGTCTATGAAATCGGCAAGAACTTCCGCAACGAAGGTATGGACAAGTTTCACAATCCAGAGTTTACCTGCATGGAACTCTACGTGCAATACAAGGATTATAACTGGATGATGAGTTTCACCGAGCAGCTTCTTGAAACCATTTGTAAGGCTGTCAACAACGGCAGTACAGAGGTGAAGAATGGTGAAAACACGGTTTCTTTCAAAGCACCTTACCGTCGTTTGCCTATACTTGAGGCCATTAAGGAAAAGACCGGCTTTGATCTTGCAGGGAAGAATGAAGATGAAATCCGCACGATTGCTACCGTAGACCTGAAGATGGAGGGTATAGATGAGACCTTTGGTAAAGGTAAACTCATTGATGAAATCTTTGGAGAGTTCTGCGAAGGCACCTTTATTCAGCCGACATTCATTACAGATTACCCTGTAGAAATGAGTCCGTTGACCAAGATGCACCGTTCAAAACCAGGCTTGACCGAACGTTTTGAGCTTATGGTGAACGGCAAAGAGATTGCCAATGCCTATTCCGAGTTGAACGATCCTATCGATCAGGAAGAACGCTTCAAGGAACAGATGAAGTTGGCTGACAAGGGAGATGACGAGGCAATGATTATCGACCAAGACTTCTTGCGTGCCCTACAATACGGCATGGCTCCTACATCCGGTATTGGAATTGGTATCGACCGACTCTGCATGTTGATGACAGGCAAGGAGTTCATCCAGGAAGTTTTGCTCTTCCCACAGATGAAACCGGAAGCCAAGATGCCACAAAGCAGTATCAAGGAATGGGCAGAATTAGGCGTTGAAGAGGATTGGGTCTACGTGCTTCGCAAGGCCGGTTTCAACCTCATCAGCGACATCAAGGACGAGAAAGCACAGGGATTGCAACAGAAACTCGGTGAAATCAACAAGAAATACAAGTTGAATTACGAGAAACCTTCCGTTGAACAAATTCAGAATTGGATAGACCAAGCAAATGAATAA
- a CDS encoding glycosyltransferase produces the protein MAFSVLISVYQREKPQYLEQALESLLEQTLLPTEVVIVEDGPLTDELYAVIEAFKTRFAATVSVVLPRNVGLGLALNHGLKECHYPIVARMDSDDICKPWRFEKQLEILRTHKEIDVVGSWIDEFLGTKENIISTRKVPETHQEILHFARYRCPLNHPTVVFRKEAIEKVGCYRKVRLEDYDLWVRALQSGAVFYNLQESLLWFRFSAEAFHRRGGLNYAVKEIGFHYAMYKRGFIGLSTFVWNVVTRLLVRLLPNGLRKKVYISRIHR, from the coding sequence ATGGCATTTTCTGTTCTCATATCAGTATATCAGCGTGAAAAACCGCAATATCTTGAGCAGGCACTTGAAAGCTTGTTGGAGCAGACTTTGCTGCCCACAGAAGTGGTTATCGTTGAAGACGGACCGCTGACCGACGAGCTTTATGCGGTCATTGAGGCTTTTAAGACTCGATTTGCAGCAACGGTAAGCGTTGTCCTGCCACGTAACGTTGGACTCGGACTTGCCCTGAATCATGGATTAAAAGAATGTCATTATCCCATTGTGGCACGCATGGATAGTGATGACATTTGCAAGCCCTGGCGCTTTGAAAAGCAACTCGAAATCTTGAGAACGCATAAGGAAATAGATGTTGTGGGAAGTTGGATTGATGAGTTTCTGGGAACGAAAGAAAATATTATTTCTACGAGAAAAGTTCCTGAAACACATCAGGAAATCCTGCATTTTGCCCGATACCGTTGTCCACTCAATCATCCTACGGTCGTATTTCGTAAGGAAGCAATTGAAAAAGTGGGTTGTTATAGGAAGGTTAGACTTGAAGATTATGATTTATGGGTACGTGCGTTGCAAAGTGGTGCGGTCTTTTATAACCTCCAAGAAAGTCTCTTATGGTTTCGATTTAGTGCAGAAGCGTTTCATAGAAGAGGTGGATTGAACTATGCAGTAAAAGAGATTGGCTTTCACTATGCTATGTATAAGCGTGGTTTCATTGGTCTTTCGACATTTGTTTGGAATGTAGTGACGCGATTGTTAGTACGGCTTTTACCCAATGGATTACGCAAAAAAGTATATATTTCTCGTATTCATAGATAA
- the queF gene encoding preQ(1) synthase — protein sequence MERKDEGLQALGAKTKYRMDYAPEVLETFNNKHPENDYWVRFNCPEFTSLCPITGQPDFAEIRISYIPGEKMVESKSLKLYLFSFRNHGDFHEDCVNIIMKDLIKLMQPKYIEVIGLFTPRGGISIYPYANYGKPGTKYEKLAEEKLMQGLPQSL from the coding sequence ATGGAAAGAAAAGATGAAGGCCTTCAGGCCTTGGGAGCCAAGACAAAATACCGTATGGACTATGCTCCCGAAGTGTTGGAAACGTTCAACAACAAGCATCCGGAGAATGACTACTGGGTCAGGTTCAATTGTCCTGAGTTCACTTCTCTGTGTCCTATCACCGGACAACCCGACTTTGCAGAGATCCGTATCAGTTATATTCCGGGCGAGAAAATGGTTGAAAGCAAGAGTCTTAAACTCTATCTGTTCAGCTTCCGCAATCATGGTGACTTCCATGAAGACTGTGTCAACATCATCATGAAAGACTTAATCAAGCTTATGCAACCGAAATATATCGAGGTGATCGGCCTCTTCACGCCACGTGGAGGCATCAGCATTTACCCTTATGCCAACTATGGTAAGCCGGGTACGAAGTATGAAAAGCTGGCCGAAGAAAAGCTGATGCAGGGACTCCCGCAATCACTTTAA
- a CDS encoding glucose-6-phosphate isomerase has protein sequence MKNISLDITKAAQFLKSGAVEAYESQVKAAQEALENGTCPGNDFLGWLHLPSSITSEFLDEIQATANTLRDKCEVIVVAGIGGSYLGARAVIEALSNSFAWLVADKKNPTILFAGNNIGEDYLFELTEYLKNKKFGVINISKSGTTTETALTFRLLKKQCEAQRGKAEAKDVIVAVTDAKKGAARTCADKEGYKSFIIPDNIGGRFSVLTPVGLLPIACAGFDVKELVSGAQEMERACGKNVPFENNPAAQYAAVRNGLYSEAGKKIEIVVNFQPKLHFFAEWWKQLYGESEGKDNKGIFPAACDFTTDLHSMGQWIQQGERSIFETVISVEEPEHKLLFPHDEENLDGLNFLEGKRVDDVNKMAELGTRLAHVDGGVPNIRISVPRLNAYYIGQLIYFFEIACGISGNLLQVNPFNQPGVEAYKKNMFALLNKPGYEAESKAIRERL, from the coding sequence ATGAAAAATATCAGTTTAGACATTACAAAAGCTGCACAGTTCCTAAAATCCGGAGCTGTTGAAGCTTACGAAAGTCAGGTCAAGGCCGCCCAAGAAGCTCTTGAAAACGGCACTTGTCCGGGTAACGATTTCCTTGGTTGGCTCCACTTGCCGTCAAGTATCACGTCTGAATTCCTTGATGAAATCCAGGCTACGGCCAACACTTTGCGTGACAAGTGCGAAGTTATTGTCGTTGCGGGTATTGGTGGTTCCTATCTTGGTGCACGTGCTGTTATTGAGGCACTCAGCAACAGTTTCGCTTGGTTAGTAGCCGACAAGAAGAACCCAACCATTCTCTTTGCAGGCAATAATATCGGTGAAGACTATCTCTTTGAACTCACAGAATATCTTAAGAACAAGAAATTCGGTGTCATTAACATCAGCAAATCCGGCACAACTACAGAGACTGCACTCACCTTCCGCCTGCTGAAGAAACAGTGTGAAGCACAACGTGGCAAGGCAGAAGCTAAGGATGTAATCGTTGCAGTGACTGATGCTAAAAAAGGAGCAGCCCGCACTTGCGCCGACAAAGAAGGCTACAAGAGTTTCATTATCCCTGATAATATCGGCGGACGCTTCTCTGTTCTCACTCCTGTTGGCCTGCTTCCAATCGCTTGTGCAGGCTTCGATGTGAAAGAACTCGTTAGTGGTGCACAGGAAATGGAACGTGCATGCGGCAAGAATGTACCGTTTGAAAATAACCCCGCCGCACAGTATGCAGCTGTTCGGAACGGTCTTTACAGCGAGGCAGGAAAGAAGATTGAAATTGTCGTTAACTTCCAACCGAAGCTTCATTTCTTTGCAGAATGGTGGAAACAGCTTTATGGTGAGAGTGAAGGAAAAGACAATAAAGGCATCTTCCCGGCAGCATGTGACTTCACAACTGACCTGCATTCAATGGGACAGTGGATACAACAAGGCGAGCGTTCTATCTTCGAAACCGTGATCAGCGTAGAGGAACCAGAGCATAAACTGCTCTTCCCACACGATGAAGAAAACCTTGATGGCCTCAACTTCCTTGAGGGAAAGCGCGTTGACGACGTGAATAAGATGGCTGAACTCGGCACTCGTTTGGCTCATGTTGACGGCGGAGTACCTAACATCCGCATTAGTGTTCCACGCTTAAATGCCTACTATATCGGGCAGCTTATCTATTTCTTTGAGATTGCATGTGGCATCAGTGGCAACCTACTTCAGGTGAACCCATTCAATCAACCGGGTGTAGAAGCTTACAAGAAGAACATGTTTGCACTGCTCAATAAGCCTGGCTATGAAGCTGAAAGCAAGGCTATCCGCGAACGTTTATAA
- a CDS encoding sugar transferase, whose product MTILNNGYILDGMNEYERVIKRLFDFIAAVICFVICLPLFFFCYLAVKKEDGGPAIFRQERIGRFGRPFTIYKFRSMALDAEKRGPMLSNQTYDKRLTKTGKYLRKHHLDELPQLWNVVKGDMSFVGPRPERQFYIDKIMKEDPRYRCLYQIRPGVTSYATLYNGYTDTMEKMLMRLQMDLYYLEHRSWWLDIRILGLTFLKTMFGRKF is encoded by the coding sequence ATGACAATACTTAACAATGGCTATATCCTTGATGGAATGAATGAATACGAACGTGTGATCAAGCGTCTGTTTGATTTCATTGCAGCCGTGATATGCTTTGTTATTTGTTTGCCTTTATTTTTCTTTTGCTATCTTGCTGTCAAGAAGGAAGACGGTGGACCGGCTATCTTCAGACAGGAACGTATAGGCCGTTTCGGTCGGCCTTTCACGATTTACAAGTTCAGAAGTATGGCTTTAGATGCCGAAAAGAGAGGGCCGATGCTGTCTAATCAGACGTATGACAAGCGATTGACCAAGACAGGAAAGTATCTTCGTAAGCATCATCTCGATGAACTTCCCCAGCTATGGAATGTAGTTAAGGGCGACATGTCATTCGTAGGACCACGCCCCGAGCGTCAATTCTATATTGATAAGATTATGAAAGAAGATCCACGTTATCGCTGTTTATATCAGATTAGGCCTGGAGTTACAAGCTATGCGACCCTATATAACGGCTATACTGATACCATGGAAAAGATGCTTATGCGTCTTCAAATGGATTTATACTATTTGGAACACCGCAGTTGGTGGCTTGATATCCGTATTCTTGGACTTACATTTCTGAAGACAATGTTTGGCAGGAAGTTCTGA
- a CDS encoding 2-oxoacid:acceptor oxidoreductase family protein has protein sequence MKTEIIIAGFGGQGVLSMGKILAYSGMLEGKEVTWMPAYGPEQRGGTANVTVIVSDERISSPILSKYDVAIVLNQPSLDKFMPKLKPGGMLIYDGFGIINPPTRDDITVYRIDAMDKAAEMKNAKVFNMIILGALLKACPIVSTEGLQKALFKTLPERHHHLIPLNMQAVEEGRKMIK, from the coding sequence ATGAAAACAGAAATTATCATAGCAGGTTTCGGCGGACAAGGCGTACTTTCCATGGGAAAAATCCTTGCCTACTCGGGTATGCTCGAGGGAAAAGAGGTTACATGGATGCCTGCCTACGGCCCGGAACAGCGCGGAGGAACGGCCAATGTGACCGTCATCGTCAGCGATGAACGCATCTCTTCGCCCATTCTCAGCAAGTATGACGTGGCTATTGTGCTTAATCAGCCGTCATTGGATAAGTTCATGCCCAAGCTAAAACCTGGCGGAATGCTCATCTACGACGGCTTCGGTATCATCAATCCTCCCACACGTGACGACATCACTGTCTATCGCATTGATGCCATGGACAAAGCCGCAGAGATGAAAAATGCCAAGGTTTTCAACATGATTATTCTGGGAGCACTCCTCAAGGCCTGCCCTATTGTCAGCACAGAAGGCTTGCAAAAGGCGCTCTTCAAGACGCTTCCTGAGCGTCATCACCACCTCATTCCACTGAATATGCAGGCAGTAGAGGAAGGAAGAAAGATGATAAAGTAG
- a CDS encoding tetratricopeptide repeat protein produces the protein MTSEEFYTLGNEFRRQGDFKRAMEAYMESIALNPESPAVEAKKMLEDIYAFYCKDMYNP, from the coding sequence ATGACATCCGAAGAATTTTACACACTTGGCAATGAGTTTCGCCGACAGGGTGACTTCAAACGTGCCATGGAAGCCTATATGGAATCTATCGCACTCAATCCTGAAAGTCCTGCCGTTGAAGCCAAGAAGATGCTTGAAGACATTTATGCCTTCTACTGTAAGGATATGTATAATCCTTAG
- a CDS encoding HAD family hydrolase, protein MKNEIKQYLKEHGFGHFSPKAVLFDMDGVLYDSMPLHAIAWQESMKKFGIHMTTADAYATEGARGIDTIRLFVKQQQGKDISLEEAQRMYDEKTRLFHAMPEAPIFDGVFSIMEKIQRSGMTVNVVTGSGQRPLIERLLHDFGQYLDEDHITTAYDVKHGKPYPDPYLTGLRKAGNLQPNEGIVVENAPLGVRAGVSAGIFTVAINSGPLPDTSLLGEGANVLYDTMTQLVDDWDNYV, encoded by the coding sequence ATGAAAAACGAGATAAAACAATACTTGAAAGAACACGGCTTTGGGCATTTCAGTCCCAAAGCTGTTCTTTTTGATATGGACGGTGTACTCTATGACAGTATGCCTCTCCATGCTATTGCCTGGCAGGAAAGCATGAAGAAGTTTGGTATTCACATGACAACAGCTGATGCTTACGCCACAGAAGGCGCACGAGGTATTGATACCATCCGTCTGTTTGTCAAGCAACAACAGGGCAAAGACATCAGTCTTGAGGAAGCACAACGCATGTATGACGAGAAAACCCGCCTATTCCATGCCATGCCGGAAGCCCCAATCTTCGACGGTGTTTTCAGTATTATGGAGAAAATTCAGCGTTCAGGCATGACGGTGAATGTGGTTACAGGCAGTGGTCAGCGACCGCTTATTGAGCGTCTGCTTCATGACTTCGGACAATACCTTGATGAAGATCATATCACAACTGCCTACGACGTAAAACATGGAAAGCCCTATCCCGATCCTTATCTCACGGGACTCAGAAAGGCTGGGAACCTGCAACCAAACGAAGGAATCGTAGTTGAGAATGCACCACTCGGTGTTCGTGCCGGTGTCAGTGCAGGCATCTTCACCGTTGCTATCAATAGCGGGCCACTGCCAGATACCTCACTTCTTGGTGAAGGTGCCAATGTATTATACGACACCATGACGCAGCTTGTTGATGATTGGGATAATTATGTTTAG
- a CDS encoding 3-methyl-2-oxobutanoate dehydrogenase subunit VorB — protein sequence MEEKEVKLMKGNEAIAHAAIRCGTDGYFGYPITPQSEIIETLAQLKPWETTGMVVLQAESEVASINMLYGGAGAGKRVLTSSSSPGIALMQEGISYMAGAELPGVIVNVQRGGPGLGTIQPSQSDYNQATRGGGNGDYNVIVLAPNSVQEMADFVDLAFTLAFKYRNPAMILSDGVIGQMMEKVVLPPMKPRRTEAEILRECPWASTGRTKDRTPNIITSLELMPEVMEQKNLHLQEKYQQIKDNETRCEQSKCNDADYIVVAFGSAARIAEKSMEIAREHDIKLGLFRPITLWPFPEKELRKTAAGKKGILVAEINAGQMIQDVKLAVGSTIPVAHFGRLGGIVPDPEEIVNALKTKLIDNE from the coding sequence ATGGAAGAGAAAGAAGTTAAACTCATGAAGGGCAACGAAGCCATCGCTCATGCAGCCATCAGATGTGGCACCGACGGCTATTTCGGCTACCCGATTACTCCACAAAGCGAAATCATTGAAACCTTAGCACAGCTCAAACCATGGGAAACGACCGGCATGGTTGTCTTGCAGGCAGAGAGCGAAGTGGCTTCAATCAATATGCTATATGGTGGAGCTGGTGCAGGGAAGCGCGTACTCACGAGCAGTTCAAGCCCTGGAATTGCATTGATGCAAGAGGGTATTTCTTACATGGCCGGTGCTGAATTGCCAGGCGTAATCGTGAATGTTCAGCGCGGCGGTCCAGGCTTGGGAACCATCCAACCCAGTCAAAGCGACTATAATCAAGCCACACGTGGTGGTGGAAACGGCGACTACAACGTCATCGTTCTCGCACCAAATTCAGTGCAGGAAATGGCAGATTTCGTTGATCTTGCTTTCACTTTGGCTTTCAAATACCGCAATCCGGCAATGATTCTAAGCGACGGAGTCATCGGCCAGATGATGGAGAAAGTGGTGCTTCCACCAATGAAACCGCGCCGCACAGAGGCTGAAATCCTGCGTGAATGCCCTTGGGCTTCTACCGGACGCACAAAAGATCGTACTCCTAACATCATCACTTCGCTTGAACTAATGCCTGAAGTGATGGAACAAAAAAATCTGCATCTGCAAGAGAAATATCAGCAAATTAAAGACAATGAAACACGTTGTGAGCAGTCAAAATGCAATGATGCTGACTATATTGTCGTAGCTTTCGGCAGTGCAGCCCGCATTGCAGAGAAGAGCATGGAGATTGCCCGGGAGCATGATATCAAGCTCGGACTCTTCCGCCCGATTACACTTTGGCCCTTCCCTGAAAAGGAATTGCGCAAGACTGCAGCAGGAAAGAAAGGGATACTCGTGGCAGAAATCAACGCAGGTCAAATGATTCAAGACGTCAAACTGGCTGTAGGCAGCACCATTCCCGTGGCACATTTCGGTCGATTAGGCGGTATTGTGCCTGATCCCGAAGAGATAGTAAACGCTCTAAAGACTAAACTTATTGATAATGAATAA